From Montipora foliosa isolate CH-2021 chromosome 6, ASM3666993v2, whole genome shotgun sequence, a single genomic window includes:
- the LOC138006077 gene encoding uncharacterized protein → MIMGMCFFAPHKSEKTSVRKVTPSKKIILLIFSLGTLFIVWLSLRMEFIREPVNYTFQGIKSPDPLPPRSQLQHLELYVRYNTKEANGKFSRLVEDWLFRSMSLFWPRNTRIVVVLDKDLEADREYGLKLKETNRFKQLDLRICYMEPYPQDMIHHWGKMRMYFDMMHADLCTDATYVGLVDYDTVFTTAVTPSLILEDGRPVVTGRIGEPTVPCWIKTAAYVLGIKQVMQCMHYFPVTFLTAHIREMREYVTKLHGKEFKEVVSEASGKLKVAPSCYCHYSIMCNYMWYHHRNEYAWHLQYVKFTHPLDASVPNEYFFTEVKPYEKTPHPRSSQHIRHYMFNGKYMNYKDPSARFVNDTLVEGLCYSFGFKLCGDLCTAAGYSAMRIHANLFNFEIYDWLWDGRCMEKQMEHYRNVSLLFNKNFFYLRSHEEVCIAIRQLLL, encoded by the coding sequence CACCACACAAGTCTGAGAAAACATCGGTGAGGAAGGTTACGCCATCCAAAAAGATTATTCTGCTTATTTTTTCATTGGGGACACTCTTTATCGTGTGGCTTTCTTTGAGAATGGAATTCATCCGTGAGCCTGTCAATTATACATTTCAAGGAATAAAATCCCCAGACCCGCTTCCGCCAAGAAGCCAATTACAGCACTTAGAATTGTACGTCAGATACAACACCAAAGAAGCAAACGGGAAGTTTTCCAGACTGGTCGAAGATTGGCTCTTCAGAAGCATGTCATTATTTTGGCCCAGGAATACAAGGATTGTTGTGGTCTTAGATAAAGATCTTGAAGCTGACAGGGAATACGGCCTCAAGTTGAAAGAAACCAATCGGTTCAAACAGCTAGATTTGAGGATTTGCTATATGGAACCATATCCTCAAGATATGATTCATCATTGGGGCAAGATGAGAATGTACTTTGACATGATGCACGCCGATTTGTGCACTGATGCAACTTATGTTGGTCTAGTTGATTACGACACAGTCTTTACCACAGCAGTTACGCCAAGCCTGATACTTGAAGATGGTAGACCTGTGGTCACAGGAAGAATAGGAGAACCTACAGTTCCTTGCTGGATCAAAACAGCtgcgtacgtgcttggcattaaACAGGTTATGCAGTGCATGCATTATTTTCCAGTCACGTTCCTAACAGCACATATCAGAGAAATGCGGGAGTACGTGACCAAATTGCACGGTAAAGAGTTCAAAGAGGTTGTCTCTGAAGCCAGCGGGAAATTAAAAGTGGCGCCCTCCTGCTATTGTCATTATTCCATTATGTGCAACTACATGTGGTACCATCACAGAAATGAGTATGCTTGGCATCTGCAATACGTAAAATTTACTCACCCTTTAGACGCCTCGGTACCTAACGAGTATTTCTTCACTGAGGTTAAGCCCTACGAAAAGACTCCACATCCACGGTCGTCACAGCACATACGCCATTACATGTTCAATGGAAAATATATGAATTACAAAGATCCTTCCGCGCGATTCGTCAATGACACTCTCGTTGAAGGTTTATGTTACTCATTTGGGTTTAAACTCTGCGGTGATTTGTGTACAGCTGCAGGTTACAGTGCAATGCGCATTCATGCCAATTTGTTCAATTTCGAGATCTACGATTGGTTGTGGGATGGTCGTTGCATGGAGAAACAAATGGAACATTACCGAAATGTTTCACTTCTTTTTAACAAGAATTTCTTCTACTTGCGATCGCACGAGGAAGTATGCATTGCAATCAGGCAGCTCCTTCTCTAG